From one Euzebya sp. genomic stretch:
- a CDS encoding GTP-binding protein, with protein sequence MAKRTHPLGKTRNIGIMAHIDAGKTTTTERILFYTGVNYKIGEVHDGGATMDWMEQEQERGITITSAATTTFWFRTEDGKTPTGIYGDTPDEAKFRFNIIDTPGHVDFTIEVERSLAVLDGAVCVLDANAGVEPQTETVWRQ encoded by the coding sequence ATGGCCAAGCGAACCCACCCCCTGGGCAAGACCCGCAACATCGGGATCATGGCCCACATCGACGCCGGCAAGACGACGACCACCGAGCGGATCCTGTTCTACACCGGGGTCAACTACAAGATCGGTGAGGTCCACGACGGCGGCGCCACGATGGACTGGATGGAGCAGGAGCAGGAGCGTGGCATCACGATCACGTCCGCTGCGACCACGACGTTCTGGTTCCGCACCGAAGACGGCAAGACGCCGACTGGTATCTATGGCGACACGCCAGACGAAGCCAAGTTCCGTTTCAACATAATTGATACGCCCGGACACGTTGACTTCACCATCGAAGTCGAGCGCTCCCTGGCTGTTCTGGACGGCGCGGTCTGCGTGCTGGACGCGAACGCCGGTGTTGAGCCGCAAACGGAAACCGTTTGGCGTCAG
- the rpsG gene encoding 30S ribosomal protein S7 — MPRKGPAPKRKLVFDPKYNDAQVTQLINRVMSDGKRSIAEKIVYDAFETIRERTGADPVQVFKRAMENVQPALEVKSRRVGGATYQVPIEVKAGRGTTLALRWLVSFARQRREKSMAERLANELLDASNNIGAAVKRREDTHKMAEANKAFAHYRW, encoded by the coding sequence ATGCCTCGCAAGGGACCCGCTCCGAAGCGGAAGCTCGTCTTCGACCCGAAGTACAACGACGCCCAGGTCACCCAGCTGATCAACCGCGTCATGAGCGACGGCAAGCGCTCCATCGCGGAGAAGATCGTCTACGACGCGTTCGAGACGATCCGCGAGCGCACCGGCGCCGACCCCGTGCAGGTCTTCAAGCGCGCCATGGAGAACGTCCAGCCGGCGCTCGAGGTCAAGTCCCGCCGCGTCGGCGGTGCGACCTACCAGGTGCCGATCGAGGTCAAGGCCGGGCGCGGCACCACCCTGGCGCTCCGGTGGCTCGTCTCCTTCGCCCGCCAGCGGCGCGAGAAGAGCATGGCCGAGCGCCTCGCGAACGAGCTGCTCGACGCCTCCAACAACATCGGTGCCGCGGTCAAGCGCCGCGAGGACACCCACAAGATGGCCGAGGCCAACAAGGCCTTCGCCCACTACCGCTGGTAG
- the rpsL gene encoding 30S ribosomal protein S12: protein MPTIQQLVRKGRQAKTDKAKTPALKGSPQRRGVCTRVYTTTPKKPNSALRKVCRVRLSSGIEVTAYIPGEGHNLQEHSIVLVRGGRVKDLPGVRYKVVRAALDASGVRDRKQARSKYGAKREG from the coding sequence ATGCCAACCATCCAGCAGCTGGTCCGGAAGGGCCGGCAGGCGAAGACGGACAAGGCCAAGACCCCTGCGCTGAAGGGCTCCCCCCAGCGCCGCGGGGTCTGCACCCGCGTGTACACGACGACCCCGAAGAAGCCGAACTCGGCGCTCCGGAAGGTCTGCCGCGTCCGCTTGAGCTCGGGCATCGAGGTCACCGCCTACATCCCCGGCGAGGGCCACAACCTGCAGGAGCACTCGATCGTGCTGGTCCGCGGTGGCCGTGTGAAGGACCTCCCCGGTGTCCGCTACAAGGTCGTCCGCGCGGCCCTCGACGCGAGCGGCGTGCGCGACCGCAAGCAGGCCCGCTCGAAGTACGGCGCGAAGAGGGAGGGCTAG
- a CDS encoding M20/M25/M40 family metallo-hydrolase: MHTAEPHRGASRGALTALAALVALALVALLPVGPAGADIEVVDSGDQVPAVRYAGETRYETAALIATDDTPLGADFEPGTVVVATGDRFPDALSASYAAGLTTSPVLLAATDDLTDPTRAALEQLAPERIVVVGGTAAVSEEIATELATYAEVTRVAGVSRTDTAAQVAALGDADGDGALDDGTTTAIVASSAEAPGALAAGPVSYAAGYPLLLTAPDALAPETAAAIDALGITDVIVAGGPDVVANSVVGELVTLGASVRRVGTDNRTEIATGFAQFAVSELGFVSSHVNLATFSDFADALALAAHAGADRLGPAPILLTEADSVGFAAEAYLTDAASCGLLALHVAGGTAAVSDEVLAEARQLVTPADPCTDADRLVDLVGASSVNTHLQAFQAIADANGGNRASGTPGYDASVDYVVEQLTAAGYTPEVQTFDFDLFTEVSPTEVTVDGVQLTEEQALVMEYSGAGDVTGTTELVDADLGPGNPGTGEANDGDSDSGCEPEDFDGFTEGAIALIQRGGCNFAVKALNAAEAGASAVLIFNQGHDEENSVVVAGTLGGPVDEDLPVVGLDTATGLLLADDPALEVRIVTDTTITPETSANVIADTPTGDPDDVVMVGAHLDSVAEGPGINDNGSGSAAILDVALAMADAGIEPTNTVRFAWWGAEENGLVGSNAYVFGDGADLEGISDAEYEAIKLYLNFDMVGSPNYVRFIYDGDGDAFELEGPPGSDAIEESFEDFFDSRDLASAPTEFSGRSDYQAFINVGIPAGGLFTGAEGVKTEEEAELFGGQAGVAYDPCYHAVCDTIENPSLEVVDDMVDAIASVTLQYATSLDGIPERPAPEEGGFAQGQPLHAAVRHDAAHGHAHGYNDTAAS; encoded by the coding sequence ATGCACACCGCCGAACCCCACCGCGGCGCATCCCGCGGTGCGCTCACCGCGCTCGCCGCGCTGGTGGCCCTGGCCCTGGTGGCCCTGCTGCCCGTGGGGCCTGCAGGCGCCGACATCGAGGTCGTCGACTCCGGCGACCAGGTGCCCGCGGTCCGCTACGCCGGCGAGACCCGCTACGAGACGGCCGCGCTGATCGCCACCGACGACACGCCCCTCGGTGCGGACTTCGAGCCGGGCACGGTCGTCGTCGCCACCGGCGACCGCTTCCCGGACGCCCTCTCCGCGAGCTACGCGGCCGGGCTGACGACCTCCCCGGTCCTGCTCGCCGCCACCGACGACCTGACCGACCCGACCCGGGCGGCCCTCGAGCAGCTGGCCCCCGAGCGCATCGTGGTCGTCGGCGGCACCGCCGCGGTCAGCGAGGAGATCGCCACCGAGCTCGCCACGTACGCCGAGGTGACCCGCGTCGCCGGCGTCAGCCGCACCGACACCGCCGCCCAGGTCGCGGCGCTCGGCGACGCGGACGGCGACGGCGCCCTCGACGACGGGACGACCACCGCGATCGTCGCGAGCAGCGCCGAGGCGCCCGGCGCGCTGGCCGCCGGTCCGGTGAGCTACGCCGCCGGCTACCCGCTGCTGCTGACCGCCCCCGACGCGCTCGCGCCCGAGACCGCCGCGGCGATCGACGCGCTCGGCATCACCGACGTGATCGTGGCCGGCGGACCCGACGTGGTCGCCAACTCCGTCGTCGGGGAGCTCGTCACGCTCGGCGCGTCCGTGCGCCGCGTCGGCACCGACAACCGCACCGAGATCGCCACCGGGTTCGCGCAGTTCGCCGTCTCCGAGCTCGGCTTCGTCTCGAGCCACGTCAACCTCGCCACGTTCAGCGACTTCGCCGACGCGCTGGCGCTCGCCGCCCACGCCGGCGCCGACCGCCTGGGGCCCGCCCCGATCCTGCTGACCGAGGCCGACTCGGTCGGCTTCGCCGCCGAGGCCTACCTGACCGACGCCGCCAGCTGCGGCCTGCTGGCCCTGCACGTGGCCGGCGGCACCGCCGCGGTGTCCGACGAGGTCCTCGCCGAGGCGCGCCAGCTGGTCACCCCCGCCGACCCGTGCACCGACGCCGACCGCCTGGTCGACCTCGTCGGCGCCAGCTCGGTGAACACCCACCTGCAGGCGTTCCAGGCGATCGCCGACGCCAACGGCGGCAACCGCGCGTCGGGCACCCCCGGCTACGACGCCTCGGTCGACTACGTCGTCGAGCAGCTGACCGCCGCCGGGTACACCCCCGAGGTGCAGACCTTCGACTTCGACCTGTTCACCGAGGTGAGCCCCACCGAGGTGACCGTCGACGGCGTCCAGCTCACCGAGGAGCAGGCGCTGGTCATGGAGTACTCCGGCGCCGGGGACGTCACCGGCACCACCGAGCTGGTCGACGCCGACCTGGGCCCGGGCAACCCCGGCACCGGGGAGGCCAACGACGGCGACTCGGACTCGGGCTGTGAGCCCGAGGACTTCGACGGCTTCACCGAGGGCGCGATCGCGCTGATCCAGCGCGGCGGCTGCAACTTCGCCGTGAAGGCGCTGAACGCCGCCGAGGCCGGTGCGTCTGCGGTCCTCATCTTCAACCAGGGCCACGACGAGGAGAACAGCGTCGTGGTCGCCGGCACGCTCGGTGGCCCGGTCGACGAGGACCTCCCCGTCGTCGGCCTCGACACCGCCACCGGCCTCCTGCTCGCCGACGACCCGGCCCTCGAGGTCCGGATCGTCACCGACACGACCATCACCCCCGAGACCAGCGCCAACGTCATCGCGGACACCCCCACGGGCGACCCCGACGACGTCGTGATGGTCGGCGCGCACCTCGACAGCGTCGCCGAGGGCCCGGGCATCAACGACAACGGCAGCGGGTCCGCGGCGATCCTCGACGTGGCCCTCGCCATGGCCGACGCCGGCATCGAGCCCACCAACACCGTGCGCTTCGCGTGGTGGGGGGCCGAGGAGAACGGCCTGGTCGGGTCCAACGCCTACGTGTTCGGCGACGGCGCCGACCTCGAGGGGATCAGCGACGCCGAGTACGAGGCGATCAAGCTGTACCTGAACTTCGACATGGTCGGCTCGCCCAACTACGTCCGCTTCATCTACGACGGCGACGGCGACGCCTTCGAGCTCGAGGGACCCCCCGGCTCGGACGCCATCGAGGAGTCCTTCGAGGACTTCTTCGACAGCCGTGACCTGGCGAGCGCCCCGACGGAGTTCAGCGGCCGCTCGGACTACCAGGCGTTCATCAACGTCGGCATCCCCGCCGGCGGGCTGTTCACCGGCGCCGAGGGCGTCAAGACCGAGGAGGAGGCCGAGCTGTTCGGCGGCCAGGCCGGCGTCGCCTACGACCCCTGCTACCACGCGGTCTGCGACACGATCGAGAACCCCAGCCTCGAGGTCGTCGACGACATGGTCGACGCCATCGCGAGCGTGACGCTGCAGTACGCGACGAGCCTCGATGGCATCCCCGAGCGCCCGGCGCCGGAGGAGGGCGGGTTCGCCCAGGGCCAGCCGCTGCACGCGGCGGTCCGCCACGACGCCGCCCACGGCCACGCGCACGGGTACAACGACACCGCGGCCAGCTAG